The following coding sequences are from one Tubulanus polymorphus chromosome 12, tnTubPoly1.2, whole genome shotgun sequence window:
- the LOC141913826 gene encoding transmembrane emp24 domain-containing protein 3-like encodes MDARMFLVTVSLLVLVSVVYAGELTFELPDNAKQCFHEDLDAGVKATIEFQVITGGNYDVDMELFSPSGQILYRDQKKQYDSFTWTTAEKGTFKFCFSNEFSTFTHKTVYFDFQHGSEKPLLPDMAQHATAMTQMESSSVAIHEAMKVVIDYQTHHRLREATGRVFAEDLHDRIQWWSIGESVIVLLVGIGQVLVLRSFFTDKRPMSSVVT; translated from the exons ATGGACGCGAGGATGTTTTTAGTGACGGTTTCGTTGTTGGTTCTGGTCAGTGTAGTTTACGCCGGTGAATTAACATTCGAATTGCCGGATAACGCTAAACAATGCTTCCACGAAGATCTCGACGCCGGTGTTAAAGCTACCATCGAATTCCAG GTGATCACCGGCGGTAACTACGACGTCGATATGGAGCTGTTCTCGCCGAGCGGTCAAATCTTGTACCGCGACCAGAAAAAGCAATACGACTCGTTCACGTGGACGACCGCCGAGAAGGGCACGTTCAAATTCTGCTTCAGCAACGAGTTCAGCACGTTCACGCACAAGACGGTTTACTTCGACTTCCAACACGGCAGCGAGAAGCCGCTCCTGCCGGATATGGCTCAACACGCGACAGCGATGACGCAG ATGGAGTCGTCGTCGGTCGCGATACACGAAGCGATGAAAGTGGTGATCGACTATCAGACGCACCACCGTCTGCGCGAGGCGACGGGCCGCGTGTTCGCCGAGGACCTGCACGATCGTATACAGTGGTGGTCGATCGGCGAGTCGGTGATCGTGCTGCTGGTCGGCATCGGACAGGTTTTAGTGCTGCGCAGTTTCTTCACTGACAAGCGTCCGATGTCGTCGGTGGTCACTTAA
- the LOC141914268 gene encoding CBP80/20-dependent translation initiation factor-like isoform X1: MAGRGRGRGVFLNKLNDVAAGNFNRRGVTDARKDPLNEILCDIDKLRLGSSAGELSAITDKCSALSTEYQLKSVAQHIYDRCLSNIDFISVGVSLFNSLLPLQVPDFSQKFRSVVLNLVQQDFKGRKGIRYVSTEKFACFTSVLCQIFITFRIKDKLLSPLVGPVCESLEDLITGDANEIDTLFTQLQDCGKLLQECDAARLEQLMMAVRREIIANSKSPRSRSTLLQLVECHARNWEPLGADISKFYCDPQVDGL, translated from the exons ATGGCCGGTCGTGGAAGAGGACGAGGGGTTTTTCTGAATAAACTCAACGATGTAGCCGCTGGAAAT TTCAACCGACGTGGGGTTACTGATGCGCGGAAAGATCCTCTCAACGAAATCTTATGCGACATCGACAAGCTTCGACTCGGTTCCAGCGCAGGCGAATTAAGCGCGATCACCGATAAATGTAGCGCGCTCAGTACGGAATATCAACTTAAAAGTGTGGCGCAG CACATATACGACCGTTGTTTGAGCAATATAGATTTCATTAGCGTCGGCGTGTCGTTGTTCAATTCGCTGCTGCCGCTTCAGGTCCCCGATTTTTCGCAGAAATTTCGCAGCGTCGTCCTCAACCTGGTGCAACAAGATTTCAAAG GACGGAAAGGAATACGCTACGTTTCTACGGAAAAGTTCGCTTGCTTCACGTCGGTCTTGTGTCAGATTTTCATCACATTCCGGATAAAAGACAAACTGTTATCGCCGCTGGTCGGACCCGTGTGCGAGAGTTTAGAAGACCTGATTACGGGTGACGCAAACGAAATCGATACGCTATTCACGCAG ttGCAGGATTGCGGTAAACTGTTGCAGGAATGTGACGCCGCTCGGTTAGAACAGCTGATGATGGCAGTACGACGCGAAATTATCGCTAACTC AAAATCGCCGCGATCGCGTAGCACGTTGTTGCAGTTGGTCGAATGCCACGCGCGTAACTGGGAGCCGCTCGGCGCCGATATATCGAAGTTTTACTGCGATCCGCAGGTCGACGGTTTATAG
- the LOC141914268 gene encoding CBP80/20-dependent translation initiation factor-like isoform X2 — protein MAGRGRGRGVFLNKLNDVAAGNHIYDRCLSNIDFISVGVSLFNSLLPLQVPDFSQKFRSVVLNLVQQDFKGRKGIRYVSTEKFACFTSVLCQIFITFRIKDKLLSPLVGPVCESLEDLITGDANEIDTLFTQLQDCGKLLQECDAARLEQLMMAVRREIIANSKSPRSRSTLLQLVECHARNWEPLGADISKFYCDPQVDGL, from the exons ATGGCCGGTCGTGGAAGAGGACGAGGGGTTTTTCTGAATAAACTCAACGATGTAGCCGCTGGAAAT CACATATACGACCGTTGTTTGAGCAATATAGATTTCATTAGCGTCGGCGTGTCGTTGTTCAATTCGCTGCTGCCGCTTCAGGTCCCCGATTTTTCGCAGAAATTTCGCAGCGTCGTCCTCAACCTGGTGCAACAAGATTTCAAAG GACGGAAAGGAATACGCTACGTTTCTACGGAAAAGTTCGCTTGCTTCACGTCGGTCTTGTGTCAGATTTTCATCACATTCCGGATAAAAGACAAACTGTTATCGCCGCTGGTCGGACCCGTGTGCGAGAGTTTAGAAGACCTGATTACGGGTGACGCAAACGAAATCGATACGCTATTCACGCAG ttGCAGGATTGCGGTAAACTGTTGCAGGAATGTGACGCCGCTCGGTTAGAACAGCTGATGATGGCAGTACGACGCGAAATTATCGCTAACTC AAAATCGCCGCGATCGCGTAGCACGTTGTTGCAGTTGGTCGAATGCCACGCGCGTAACTGGGAGCCGCTCGGCGCCGATATATCGAAGTTTTACTGCGATCCGCAGGTCGACGGTTTATAG